TTCCGGGTGATCCTCGAGCAGATGTTCGAAGGCTTGCAGTTTTTCGAGGGACCCCTTGACGTAGTCCAGCCGTTCGATCGAAACGATCCCCTTGACGCCGCCTAGCAACGCCTTGATGCTGGTGATCTTCTTCTGCACGGCGGGCTTCTTGACGATTTCTGCGATGACCCCGACATCAATCCCTACAGGATGGGCTCCCAGTGCCACGCGACGACCGGAAACCTCGATGGCCGAGGTCATTGAATCGACGCCCAGGGCGCATCCGTAGGTCACAAACGCCGGCGCGCAGGAGATTGTTTCGAGGACCTCAAGCGGTGAGTAGGAACGCACCGCATCGACGAAGTTTTCGACATAGCGAGGGATATGAAAGCCGACATAATCACACTGTAGCAGGCTGCCAATGATCTCGCGTCGCCAGGGGAGAATGTTGAATACGTCGCTGGAGGGGAAGGCGGTGTGGTGGAAAAAAGCGATACGCAGGTCCGGCCGCAGTGGCCGCAAAAACGCCGGGACCATCCACAAATTATAATCATGAATCCAGATAATCGCCCCTTCGGCGGCTTCTTGTGCCGCCTGCTCGGCGAAGATGCGGTTCACGTCAAGGTAGCGTTCCCAGTGGGCCTGATTAAATTTTGCAATGCTCGGAAAGGTGAAAATAATCGGCCAGAACGCCTCCTTCGAAAATTTCTTGTAAAAGAGATCGACATCCTCTTCTGTCAGCGCAATCCGGGCGACTTGCAGGTTCGGGTAGCGCTTGCTGTCAACCGCGACATGCTGAATGAAACCTTTGGGGGCGCGACTGGCCTGCAGCGACCAGGCCACCCACGAGCCGTGGCGCGCACCGGCAAAAAAACCGAGCAGCGTCGGAATGATGCCATTGGGACTTTTTGGCCGTTTCTGTAGAACCACCCCATCTTTAACCACCTCGTCAAATGGCGGCCGGTGATAGACCATGACCAGTTCGGCTTCGCCGCGCTCATCCATCAGGCGTTGAGCCTTGCGCGTACTTTCAATCTGGGTTCCATGGTGTGCCAGCCCGGCCAGGATTCCACCGCAACCTTGCTCCGTGGCAATATAGACGCGCGGCATTTTGCGCACCCGCTCAATCAACGCGGGTTCGGCGCCACCGACGACCACTCCGCGAAAGCCGCTGGTGTACATGGAGAGGTCGTTTAAGGTGTCACCGGCGACAACGACTGAATCCAGGTCAAAGCCTTCGCTCTCGGCAAGCTGTTGCAGTGTGGCGCCTTTATTGACGCCCCGCGGCAGGACGTCGAGATAGCGGTTTGCGGAAAAGAGCAGGTCGCAATCAAGGTCCTCAACCGCCGCGCGTAATTCGTCGCTGATCCCGCCCTCATTAACGAAAAACGAGCAGCGTCGCTCCTGGGGCACCGTTTGTCGATGCAACAGCGGAAACTTGGCGAGCTGCTGCAGGACATATTGCGAACCGGGCCAGCGGGCGGCGATGTCATGGTGGAGCGGATCGACCGGGCTCAGGTCGCCATGCATAACCGTCGCGCCGACATCAGCAATAATGTAGTCGGGCTGCGGCAGCGTCGAATCGCTGAGCAGCGGGATGATCGACTCTAAGCCGCGGCCGGAGACATAAATCAATTTCGCTCCCGCCAAACCACCACTGAACAGGTCGCGGATCCGTCGTCGCGTTTCTTGGGTTCCTGCGAGCAAGGTACCGTCAAGGTCAGTTGCCAACACCAGTTTATTGGTCATGATGAGCGGTTGCGGTTTATTGATTAAGTGCAAATTGCTTCTCCTTCTGATGGAATAGTGCGGTGAGATTCCACCGCACCCGGCATGAAGCAGGGCGCCCAGCTTGCGGGTCGTTATTCGTACATCCTGATCTGGTCTTATGATCTCGACCAGGACAACCCTTGTGTGGGCCTCCGTCGTTGCCTGAAATTTTCTGGCTAAGCTAGGTGGTTGCTGGTGTGTTTGAAAAAGACCTCGATATGCCCGGGGCGCTTGCTCCGCCTCTATCCTCAGTTAAGTTTTGGGGAAGCCCCTCCTTTTTAACTCTCCAAAATATTCGGAATTCGGGTGGTTTCCCCCTTATGGTTCGTCAGCGTGTATTCCTTGTCGTTTTTATCCGTAATCGAATAGTTCGGCATCAGCGGAATTTTGCCGATATTGGTCGCCAGCACGTACATCGGCTGGGCCAGACCGGTGGTGTGACCGCGCAGGGCGTCACGGATCAGTTCGGCTCCTTTTTCGACCGGGGTGCGAAAATGATCGATCCCCGGAGCCGCTTCGCAGTAGAACAGGTAATAGGGACGGATCCGGGTGCGCAATAGTTTCTGATGCAGCTCTTTGAAGGTCGGCACGTCATCGTTTATCCCCTTTAGCAGCACCGCCTGATTTCCGACGTTGATGCCGCAACTCATCAGGTCAAACACGGCTTTTTCAGTCTCAGCGGTAATTTCCTTGGGGTGGTTGCATTGGGTATTGATCCAGACCGGCACCTTATGAAATCCGCCGATCGCTTTTTTCAGGCCCTCGGTAATCCGTTGCGGCAGAACGATCGGCAGGCGTGAGCCGATGCGGATCATCTGAATATGGGGGATGGTGCGCAGGCTGCTGATCAGGTATCCCAATTTATCATCTGGCAGCAGCAGGGGATCGCCTCCGGTGATCAGCACGTCGCGGATCTCCTCGTGTTCGCGAATCCAGGCCAGGCCTTCTTCAACATCAAAGCGCAGCTGTAGATCCTGATCGACGACCAGCTCTTTACGGAAACAGTGACGGCAGTAGATGCCGCATTCCTGGATGACGGTAAAGGCGATACGGTCGGTGTACTGCCGTGCGATGCTGTCGGGGCGAACCTCGGTGGTATCACGGTTCTCCTTGAACATCAGGTAATCATCCATGCCGAATTCATTGACCTTTTCCTGCATCGAAGGAATCACCTGCATGCGTATCGGGCAGTTTGGATCGTCCCTGTCCATCAATGAGGCAAAATAAGGGGTGGTCCCCCATTTGGTGTTTAAAGACCGGATCGCCTCCTTTTCACCGTCAGAGACATTGATATAGGTTTCGAGTTTTTCCAGGGTGTTGACCTGATTCTGAATCTGGTGAACCCATGGTTCTTGCATTGAAACTTTCCTTTCAAAAAAAAACCGGCCGGAGGATTTTGTCCTTCGGCCGGTTTGGTTTTATCAGCGTTTTACTTAAGCGGCGTTACGCGCTGCTGCCAGCCATGCATCCCAGGTACTCTGATTCTTTTTGATCCACTCTTTTACGTGGCGCTCGATATCTTTCTGCGACTTTTCGCCGTTCTGCATCTTGGTGTTTTGCTCGTTAATGTCACCCAATGGCAGGGTAAAGACCTTAAAAAATTCTTTCGCCGCAGGGTTCTTGGCTAAAAAATTCTTGTTGGCGACTATCCGGATGTCGGCGACCACAAACCCGAGTTTGATTGGATCGCTGACCGCGCCATCGACACCACTGACGGTCAGGCGATCGACCATCGGTTTTTGCGCTTCAGTCGGGTTGATCTCGGGCACGTTGATCCACATGACATCTTTGCCGGGCTTGAATTTGAAGACGGTCCAGTTTGGTGCCCAGGTATAGAAGAATGCCGGTTTGCCAGCATTGTACCGCGCCAGAGCATCGGCCATGCTTGCCGAGTAGGCGGCTTTGATCAGGTTGATGTCATCCTCAAGGCCATAGACCTTCATGTGGTGGGCGATCGTCCCTTCACAACCCCAACCGGCGGGGCAGGCGGTTAGATCGGCTTTGCCGTCGCCGTTGGCATCAAAGGCCGCCTTGACTTCGGGGCGTTTGAAATCTGCGAGTGATTTGATATTGAATTTATCAACTTCCTTTTTCGAAACTAGGTAGCCTTGGAGCCCGCCGGCTTTAACGACATAACCTACCTTTTCGGCCTTTTCATAGAAGTTCTTCGGTAACTGACCATTGTGGACCGGGAACCAGCCGTTGGTCCAGTAGTCGAGGTCGCCCAGTGCGAGAGATTGGTAAAAAAGCGGATTGGTTAAGTCTTTGGGTTTTTCAACCTTGTAGCCAAGCTCCTTCAGGCCTTCACGTACCAGGGCTTCCTGAAAGTAGCCGGTGTTCCAGGTCGCTCTGGCCGGTTGGACCTTGACCCCCTTGCCGGGCAGTTGGTTTACCGCAAACGCGGGGATTGTAAATGACAGAAGTAACAGGACGAGCATAATTCGTTTCATGTTTTTTCCTTTTTTAGAGTGAGGTGTGAATTGAACTTATAAGTTATCTCTTACCTATACCCTGGGTGATCCGATCCAGGACCATCGCTAGCAGCACAATCGCCAGGCCGCCGATGGTGGCCAGGCCGATCTCCAGGGTGTTCAAACCTTGAACCACCGGATTTCCCAGACCTCCAGCGCCGATCAATGCGGCGATAACGACCATCGACAGGGCCATCATGATCGTCTGGTTGAGCCCGGCCATGACCGAGGGCATGGCGAGCGGGAACTGGACTTTGCGCAAGACCTGCCAGGGGGTGGCGCCAAAGGCGATCGCAGCTTCGACCAGTTCGGGGTGAACCTGGCGAATACCGAGGCTGGTCAGGCGGATGATCGGCGGCAGGGCAAACACAATGGTCGCCAGGATTCCTGAGACGGTGCCGATACTGAACAACATCACCACTGGTACCAGATAGACGAAGGGCGGGGTGGTCTGCATGACATCGAGACAGGGGCGCAGATACATCTCAAAACGGTCACTTCGACCCGCCATGATGCCGAGGGGAATCCCGACCACCGCACAGAAAACCACGGCGCAGATTACCATCGCCAGCGTGGTCATGGTGTAGTCCCAAAGCCCGAGATAACCGATCAACACGAAGGTCAAGATGGTAAAAACGGTCACTCGCTTGCCGGCATAACGCCAGGCGAGAGCAGCAAAAATCAGGATAAATACAAACGGCGGGACACTGGCGAACAGCCATTGCAGCCCTTCGAGACTTAGCTCGACCGGCGCCTTGATAATTTGAAAATATTCGCGGTAATTAAGTACAAGCCAATCGACGGCGGACTGCACCCATTCATCAAGCGGAATCAGTTGAGTGGTAAAATCAAATATATGCATTGAATTATCTCTTAAGTTTTAGGTTATTCTGCGGTTTCGGTTTCAGCCTGTTCGGTACGGTGCAGGGTGCGCAGAAACAGGTTCTTGGAG
Above is a genomic segment from Geopsychrobacter electrodiphilus DSM 16401 containing:
- a CDS encoding ABC transporter permease — its product is MHIFDFTTQLIPLDEWVQSAVDWLVLNYREYFQIIKAPVELSLEGLQWLFASVPPFVFILIFAALAWRYAGKRVTVFTILTFVLIGYLGLWDYTMTTLAMVICAVVFCAVVGIPLGIMAGRSDRFEMYLRPCLDVMQTTPPFVYLVPVVMLFSIGTVSGILATIVFALPPIIRLTSLGIRQVHPELVEAAIAFGATPWQVLRKVQFPLAMPSVMAGLNQTIMMALSMVVIAALIGAGGLGNPVVQGLNTLEIGLATIGGLAIVLLAMVLDRITQGIGKR
- a CDS encoding KamA family radical SAM protein, with product MQEPWVHQIQNQVNTLEKLETYINVSDGEKEAIRSLNTKWGTTPYFASLMDRDDPNCPIRMQVIPSMQEKVNEFGMDDYLMFKENRDTTEVRPDSIARQYTDRIAFTVIQECGIYCRHCFRKELVVDQDLQLRFDVEEGLAWIREHEEIRDVLITGGDPLLLPDDKLGYLISSLRTIPHIQMIRIGSRLPIVLPQRITEGLKKAIGGFHKVPVWINTQCNHPKEITAETEKAVFDLMSCGINVGNQAVLLKGINDDVPTFKELHQKLLRTRIRPYYLFYCEAAPGIDHFRTPVEKGAELIRDALRGHTTGLAQPMYVLATNIGKIPLMPNYSITDKNDKEYTLTNHKGETTRIPNILES
- the proX gene encoding glycine betaine/L-proline ABC transporter substrate-binding protein ProX; this translates as MLVLLLLSFTIPAFAVNQLPGKGVKVQPARATWNTGYFQEALVREGLKELGYKVEKPKDLTNPLFYQSLALGDLDYWTNGWFPVHNGQLPKNFYEKAEKVGYVVKAGGLQGYLVSKKEVDKFNIKSLADFKRPEVKAAFDANGDGKADLTACPAGWGCEGTIAHHMKVYGLEDDINLIKAAYSASMADALARYNAGKPAFFYTWAPNWTVFKFKPGKDVMWINVPEINPTEAQKPMVDRLTVSGVDGAVSDPIKLGFVVADIRIVANKNFLAKNPAAKEFFKVFTLPLGDINEQNTKMQNGEKSQKDIERHVKEWIKKNQSTWDAWLAAARNAA
- the ggpS gene encoding glucosylglycerol-phosphate synthase; translation: MTNKLVLATDLDGTLLAGTQETRRRIRDLFSGGLAGAKLIYVSGRGLESIIPLLSDSTLPQPDYIIADVGATVMHGDLSPVDPLHHDIAARWPGSQYVLQQLAKFPLLHRQTVPQERRCSFFVNEGGISDELRAAVEDLDCDLLFSANRYLDVLPRGVNKGATLQQLAESEGFDLDSVVVAGDTLNDLSMYTSGFRGVVVGGAEPALIERVRKMPRVYIATEQGCGGILAGLAHHGTQIESTRKAQRLMDERGEAELVMVYHRPPFDEVVKDGVVLQKRPKSPNGIIPTLLGFFAGARHGSWVAWSLQASRAPKGFIQHVAVDSKRYPNLQVARIALTEEDVDLFYKKFSKEAFWPIIFTFPSIAKFNQAHWERYLDVNRIFAEQAAQEAAEGAIIWIHDYNLWMVPAFLRPLRPDLRIAFFHHTAFPSSDVFNILPWRREIIGSLLQCDYVGFHIPRYVENFVDAVRSYSPLEVLETISCAPAFVTYGCALGVDSMTSAIEVSGRRVALGAHPVGIDVGVIAEIVKKPAVQKKITSIKALLGGVKGIVSIERLDYVKGSLEKLQAFEHLLEDHPELRGSVTLLNIITPAAPGMEIYESLRIEVDRIVGRINGRFATIEWTPVHYFYRSLPYAEVIAHYAACDVAWITPLRDGLNLVAKEYVATKSVTETPGVLVLSEFAGAAVELHGALLTNPYDADSMSKTLHQALTMGADEMTYRCQRMAAIVTENDVVNWGEKFMQAVRSV